The Candidatus Methylomirabilota bacterium genome contains the following window.
CGGCCTACGTGATTACGGGGGAGGAGATCCGTCGATCGGGTGTCACGAGCATCCCGGAAGCCCTGCGCCTGGCGCCGGGTGTTGAGGTCGCGCAGATCAATGCTCACCGATGGGCCATTTCCACTCGCGGGTTCAACAACGCCTTTGCGAACAAGCTCCTGGTTCTCATTGATGGACGGAGCGTCTACACGCCGCTGTTCGCCGGGGTCTTCTGGGACGTGCAGGACACCCTCCTCGAGGATATCGACCGGATCGAGGTCATCCGCGGACCTGGCGGGACCCTCTGGGGCGCCAATGCGGTCAACGGCG
Protein-coding sequences here:
- a CDS encoding Plug domain-containing protein, translating into MKGSVGRVWLISALIIGWMRLSAWAEPLPSNLTALTIEQLMNIEITSASKKGESLWDAAAAAYVITGEEIRRSGVTSIPEALRLAPGVEVAQINAHRWAISTRGFNNAFANKLLVLIDGRSVYTPLFAGVFWDVQDTLLEDIDRIEVIRGPGGTLWGANAVNG